One Candidatus Delongbacteria bacterium DNA segment encodes these proteins:
- a CDS encoding HAMP domain-containing sensor histidine kinase produces the protein MQITGRILRHHLLAYSALTLLLTLGLITMVAWFPLTRRVTASAENTLRHDTELRARVVDETLRRLSELGWQVSSRTAARITTAELDRGMLSPAEAATLLAPKLRDAVEFSSELRSLIRVSPQGTLIVQVGSQIPDSIQQLPIRFDLLDTWSAGPARRGRQGLTRVFLLDGSPHVILHTPVFSPDQRIVATDKLVFDLGVLRESLSLPLQRQHEVSSQLVTLTANEEGVEPVLQATPRAPRTARNLSGSTPTSRLVQESQIFSIGDLLVCATPVQGCPWWLTVAVPRQGLLGESRTWLVSILVTVLGLGLVGLLGSLVLMRPLRDKILVAQSDLRRQVDEMEQTRQRLEAQSSLLLERNEDLRHLAYASAHDLKSPLISIGGHAQMLLDRLGPELSPERRQSLEFILAGSKRMFQHVNDMLDYSRAAEIEPQLVRLPLDRLCQDILASLDGRIRESQATVEAQHLPVIQGDRRLLRMILQNLVDNAICYRQPERDPVIVISADCSNEEVVIRVQDNGLGISPDHQPQIFESFYRLHDDAAIPGTGLGLAICQRAVRRLKGVIELESEPGRGSCFTIRLPQPTRTEEGGEHDHAHA, from the coding sequence ATGCAGATTACCGGCCGCATCCTCCGCCACCACTTGCTGGCCTACTCCGCCCTGACGCTCCTGCTCACTCTGGGCTTGATCACCATGGTCGCGTGGTTTCCCTTGACCCGCCGGGTGACGGCCTCCGCGGAAAACACCCTGCGGCACGACACCGAGTTGCGGGCCCGGGTGGTGGACGAGACGTTGCGGCGCCTCTCCGAGCTGGGCTGGCAGGTCTCCAGCCGCACGGCGGCGCGGATCACCACCGCCGAGCTGGACCGCGGCATGCTCAGCCCGGCAGAGGCGGCCACCCTGCTGGCCCCCAAGCTGCGGGATGCCGTGGAGTTCTCCAGCGAGTTGCGCAGCCTGATCCGGGTGAGTCCCCAGGGGACGCTGATTGTCCAGGTGGGCAGTCAGATCCCGGACTCCATCCAGCAATTGCCGATCCGCTTCGACCTGTTGGACACTTGGTCGGCCGGTCCGGCCCGCCGGGGCCGCCAGGGCCTGACCCGGGTCTTCCTGCTGGACGGATCACCCCACGTGATCCTGCACACCCCGGTTTTCTCCCCGGATCAGCGGATCGTGGCGACGGACAAGCTGGTGTTTGATCTGGGAGTCCTGCGCGAGTCCCTCTCCCTGCCCCTCCAGCGCCAGCACGAAGTCTCCTCCCAATTGGTGACCCTGACCGCCAATGAAGAGGGTGTGGAGCCGGTCCTCCAGGCCACGCCCCGGGCGCCGCGCACCGCCCGCAACCTGAGTGGATCCACCCCGACGAGCCGGTTGGTCCAGGAAAGCCAGATCTTCTCCATCGGCGACCTATTGGTCTGCGCCACGCCCGTTCAAGGTTGCCCGTGGTGGTTGACGGTGGCCGTGCCACGGCAGGGACTGCTGGGAGAGTCCCGCACCTGGCTCGTCAGCATCCTGGTCACAGTGCTCGGGCTGGGTCTGGTCGGACTGCTGGGGAGCCTGGTACTGATGCGTCCGTTGCGAGACAAAATCCTGGTGGCCCAAAGCGATCTGCGCCGCCAAGTGGACGAGATGGAGCAGACCCGGCAGCGGCTGGAAGCCCAGTCCAGCCTGTTGCTGGAGCGCAACGAGGATCTGCGGCACCTGGCCTACGCCTCGGCCCACGACCTGAAGAGCCCGCTGATCTCCATCGGCGGACACGCCCAGATGCTGCTGGATCGGCTGGGGCCGGAGCTGTCCCCGGAGCGGCGCCAGAGTCTGGAGTTCATCCTGGCCGGCTCCAAGCGGATGTTCCAGCACGTCAACGACATGTTGGATTACTCCCGGGCCGCCGAGATCGAACCGCAGCTGGTCCGCCTGCCGCTGGACCGTCTCTGCCAGGACATTCTGGCCAGCCTGGACGGACGCATTCGGGAGAGCCAGGCCACGGTGGAGGCCCAGCATCTGCCGGTCATCCAGGGAGACCGGCGCCTGCTGCGCATGATCCTGCAGAATCTGGTGGACAACGCCATTTGCTACCGCCAACCCGAACGGGATCCGGTGATCGTCATTTCGGCGGACTGCTCCAATGAAGAAGTGGTGATCCGCGTGCAGGACAACGGCTTGGGAATCTCGCCGGATCATCAGCCGCAGATTTTCGAATCCTTCTACCGCCTGCATGACGACGCCGCCATCCCGGGAACCGGGTTGGGGCTGGCCATCTGCCAGCGGGCGGTGCGCCGCCTGAAGGGCGTGATCGAACTGGAGAGTGAGCCGGGCCGGGGGTCCTGCTTCACCATCCGCCTGCCCCAGCCCACCCGGACCGAGGAAGGCGGCGAGCATGACCACGCCCACGCCTAA
- a CDS encoding PDZ domain-containing protein: MKTSLERLLKPPAALLLALAVFLLSGVAGAQGPEEEGKKEIREQRIVVEKDLQGGPRGAFLGVVPRALDHVLRAALDYEEAGVLLAEVVPDGPAHKAGLQVGDILVKLNNRPVHDVDRLFALMKGLKAGETVELVLWRKDKQRTVKVVLEDRPRPQLGWLDSEHGALQLDLSAEGVRDLQGLELELQGLSRELEDLTKELDVDAQTGQIRLFTNDVVESEIN, translated from the coding sequence ATGAAGACCAGCCTTGAACGACTTCTGAAACCGCCTGCCGCCCTGCTCCTGGCGCTGGCGGTTTTCCTGTTGAGTGGGGTGGCCGGCGCCCAGGGCCCGGAGGAAGAGGGCAAGAAGGAGATTCGGGAACAGCGGATCGTGGTGGAAAAGGACCTGCAGGGCGGACCACGGGGTGCCTTCCTGGGTGTGGTGCCCCGAGCACTGGACCACGTGTTGCGCGCTGCGCTGGACTATGAGGAGGCGGGCGTCCTCTTGGCCGAGGTCGTTCCCGATGGTCCGGCCCACAAAGCCGGCCTTCAAGTGGGGGACATCCTGGTCAAGCTGAACAATCGTCCGGTTCACGACGTGGATCGCCTGTTTGCCCTGATGAAGGGGCTGAAAGCGGGCGAAACGGTGGAACTGGTGCTGTGGCGCAAGGACAAGCAGCGGACGGTGAAGGTGGTGCTGGAGGACCGCCCCCGGCCTCAGTTGGGCTGGCTGGATTCGGAACATGGGGCGCTGCAGTTGGACCTTTCAGCCGAAGGTGTCCGCGACCTGCAGGGGCTTGAACTGGAGCTTCAGGGTCTGAGCCGGGAATTGGAAGACCTGACGAAGGAGCTGGACGTGGACGCCCAGACCGGCCAGATCCGCTTGTTCACCAACGATGTCGTGGAGTCTGAGATCAACTGA
- a CDS encoding TetR/AcrR family transcriptional regulator, with protein sequence MPIQTFRQVAQGLQPRPAVPAEAQAEEGGLGRKARERIQRRREILDVARQQFARRGFNGATLDDIAKQAEFAKPTLYQFFDNKEHLFHSILTDGYQDLLGILRKTGTPEAGFSHQFRTLCVMFLIYYRKHLDFFVIHRQVQHRLLQPAENPWHDQSQQLFLEIRERLKSLLVKGMETGEFRRMDAERVCSTFLETLGVYTQAFQDGGEIRTATEMAEEIMGLFLNGLSTHR encoded by the coding sequence TTGCCCATCCAGACCTTTCGCCAGGTTGCCCAAGGGTTGCAGCCCCGGCCCGCGGTGCCGGCCGAGGCCCAGGCGGAGGAGGGTGGCCTGGGCCGCAAAGCCCGGGAGCGGATCCAGCGCCGTCGGGAAATCCTGGACGTGGCGCGCCAGCAGTTCGCCCGGCGGGGGTTCAACGGCGCCACCCTGGACGACATCGCCAAGCAGGCGGAGTTTGCCAAGCCGACCTTGTACCAGTTCTTCGACAACAAGGAACACCTGTTCCACAGCATTCTGACGGACGGCTACCAGGATTTGCTGGGGATTTTGCGCAAGACCGGGACGCCGGAGGCCGGCTTTTCCCACCAGTTCCGCACGCTGTGCGTCATGTTCCTGATCTACTACCGCAAGCATTTGGATTTCTTCGTCATCCATCGGCAAGTGCAGCATCGGCTGCTGCAACCGGCGGAAAATCCCTGGCATGACCAGTCCCAACAGCTGTTCCTGGAGATCCGCGAGCGGTTGAAAAGCCTGCTGGTCAAAGGGATGGAGACCGGAGAGTTCCGCCGCATGGATGCCGAGCGGGTGTGTTCAACTTTTCTGGAAACTCTGGGCGTCTACACCCAGGCCTTCCAGGACGGGGGGGAGATCCGCACCGCCACCGAAATGGCCGAGGAGATCATGGGCCTGTTTCTGAACGGGCTCAGTACCCACCGTTGA
- a CDS encoding T9SS type A sorting domain-containing protein — MIRCLTFLLLLATTTWAQLGQVFYAGELDFHYSQLFGEFNGDFSVEGAIDTAQWIPALDQGLGGAIFATDSTAAQQLLTLAVQQDVAEDTTWNVFGLLYRSPGTVGEGNVSNPTSTVNLFFLWHLDSLSLPDFSDSLDFEEVLGALSAEYKLVGTATALNIATLDATSLEYSFSGILIDIENGGMPILVTGGTAQLQSFDVDVADPPFTRPATFLRVSPNPFNPSTRLTFQLAAPGTVTLRVHDLTGRLVDQRPLGWLTSGTHEVSWHASTTGGTASGVYLLRLWQNGVLQAQERALLLK; from the coding sequence ATGATTCGTTGCCTCACGTTCTTGCTGCTGTTGGCGACCACCACGTGGGCCCAGTTGGGTCAGGTGTTCTATGCCGGCGAGCTGGATTTCCATTACAGCCAGTTGTTCGGGGAATTCAACGGCGACTTCAGCGTGGAAGGCGCCATCGACACCGCGCAGTGGATTCCGGCGCTGGACCAGGGCCTGGGCGGCGCGATATTCGCCACGGATTCCACGGCGGCCCAGCAGCTGCTGACCTTGGCCGTGCAGCAGGATGTGGCCGAGGACACGACCTGGAACGTCTTCGGACTTTTGTACCGCAGCCCAGGAACGGTGGGCGAAGGCAATGTGTCCAACCCAACGTCCACGGTGAACCTCTTCTTCCTGTGGCATCTGGACAGCTTGTCCCTGCCGGATTTCAGCGACAGCCTGGATTTTGAAGAAGTGCTGGGCGCGTTGTCCGCGGAATACAAACTGGTGGGCACGGCCACAGCCTTGAACATCGCCACCCTGGATGCCACCAGTTTGGAATACAGCTTTAGCGGGATCCTGATCGACATCGAGAACGGGGGCATGCCCATCCTGGTGACCGGCGGCACGGCCCAATTGCAGAGCTTCGACGTGGATGTGGCGGATCCACCCTTCACCCGACCTGCCACCTTCCTGCGCGTGAGCCCCAATCCCTTCAATCCCAGCACTCGGCTGACCTTCCAACTGGCCGCGCCGGGCACCGTCACCCTGCGAGTTCACGATCTGACCGGGCGGCTGGTGGACCAGCGGCCGCTGGGTTGGCTGACCAGCGGGACCCACGAAGTGTCGTGGCACGCGTCCACCACCGGTGGCACAGCTTCGGGCGTATACCTGCTGCGCTTGTGGCAGAATGGGGTTCTGCAGGCACAGGAACGGGCCCTCCTGCTCAAGTAG
- a CDS encoding M14 family zinc carboxypeptidase encodes MFRIEHATPEILQLVQQTGVDISMVRGLGSARAWQPNGMPEIELWLSSSELNRLRDMGLNPISIPDPTREMWLHQQGLPERERDYHNYPALTSLLQAYAADFPEICRLYSIGQTVQGRELWVLKITDNPDLNEDEPEFKYISTMHGNEPLGTEMLLNLIDDLLVEYGTDTRLTDLVNGMEIHILPMMNPDGNTANTRTNANGVDLNRSFPDPYDSPSNTPIGRQPETAAVMIWTQAKDFDLSANFHTGALLINYPFDNNASGSSVYTASPDDDLFIQVSEAYSSHNLPMWNGDFFHGITNGADWYAMSGGMQDWNYVYEGGMEVTIELSDTYMPDASQLPTYWNNNRESLLSYMEWALRGIRGITTSSATGLPLSGVEVRVTNRDFATWSAAEIGDYHRILPAGAYNLSFSKPGYQTQTFNLVSVGTGAATVLNVALQPLVAAPDFALGTIAVQDGGNGRLDPGETATLVLELQNGGTTSATALQASLESGSPWVNVETGTQTLGNLLPEHSVSASFQVSVDADAPIGSTLDFNLIASSTERTETLPFGLSVGLIVEDFESGNLAYWPWVLSGTADWAVSNGAFEGDWCARSGVVGNNQTSRMALTQTFLSSGTVQFMARVSTEANYDFLKVYVDGVTQLSLSGSVGWTSYSLSVSAGAHTLLFSYEKDGSEVGGEDAVFVDFLQLPPVAPTPRPDWTLSPPELVATLSPGAETVEHVLIQNNGGAELNWAASLSLDDPARARSQPELKLSKDEFDPRSEESGRNAGGPDAFGYTWVDSRQAGGPAFAWVEINTLGTALTGADDANYGPLALGFEMPFYGTRYSSVRVCTNGFLSFTSTETAYSNVAMPGSAVPNNLIAPFWDDLNPAAGGTIYYWDDPAADRFIVEYRNVRHYSGTTTETFQVILLGDGTITLQYQTVATANNCSVGIENLTGTDGLGLNYNTAGFLVSGLAIRFTAPVLTEPWAVLSPLTGSVAAGSSTQLNVALSAADLADGTYTGTISLTSNDPDTPAVNVPLTLIVSSQVDPVENLQISVAEGQAVLDWSAVPNALGYRIYRSATGYSGWSLVGEVGTPGWTTSQLGDERAFFRVSAVR; translated from the coding sequence TTGTTTAGAATCGAACACGCGACGCCGGAAATCCTGCAACTGGTTCAGCAGACCGGGGTGGACATCTCCATGGTCCGGGGTCTGGGCTCGGCGCGCGCCTGGCAGCCCAACGGCATGCCCGAGATCGAGCTCTGGTTGTCCAGCTCAGAGCTGAACCGCCTACGTGACATGGGCTTGAATCCCATCTCCATTCCGGATCCGACCCGTGAAATGTGGCTGCACCAGCAGGGGTTGCCGGAACGGGAGCGGGATTACCACAACTACCCGGCGTTGACGTCCCTGCTGCAGGCCTACGCGGCGGACTTTCCGGAGATCTGCCGCCTGTATTCCATCGGGCAAACCGTTCAGGGTCGCGAGCTGTGGGTGCTGAAAATCACCGACAATCCCGACCTGAACGAGGACGAACCGGAATTCAAGTACATCTCCACCATGCACGGCAACGAGCCGCTGGGCACGGAGATGCTGCTCAATCTCATCGACGACTTGTTGGTGGAGTACGGCACGGACACGCGCCTGACTGACCTGGTGAACGGCATGGAGATCCACATCCTGCCCATGATGAACCCGGACGGAAACACGGCCAACACGCGGACCAACGCCAACGGTGTGGATCTGAACCGCAGTTTCCCCGACCCCTACGACAGCCCGAGCAACACGCCCATCGGGCGGCAGCCGGAAACGGCGGCCGTGATGATCTGGACGCAGGCCAAGGACTTCGACCTCTCGGCCAACTTCCACACCGGCGCGCTCCTGATCAACTATCCCTTCGACAACAACGCGTCGGGCAGTTCGGTCTATACTGCCTCGCCGGATGACGATCTGTTCATCCAGGTGTCGGAAGCCTACTCGTCCCACAACCTGCCCATGTGGAACGGCGACTTTTTCCATGGCATCACCAACGGCGCAGACTGGTATGCCATGTCCGGTGGCATGCAGGACTGGAACTACGTCTACGAAGGTGGCATGGAAGTCACCATCGAGCTGAGCGACACGTATATGCCGGATGCCTCCCAGCTACCGACCTACTGGAACAACAACCGCGAGTCCTTGCTCAGTTACATGGAATGGGCCCTGCGTGGCATTCGTGGCATCACCACCAGTTCTGCCACCGGCTTGCCCTTGAGCGGCGTGGAAGTGCGGGTGACCAACCGGGATTTTGCCACTTGGTCCGCGGCGGAAATCGGTGACTACCACAGAATTCTGCCGGCCGGAGCCTACAACTTGAGCTTCAGCAAGCCGGGCTACCAGACGCAGACCTTCAATCTGGTTTCCGTGGGAACCGGAGCCGCCACCGTGCTGAACGTGGCCTTGCAGCCGTTGGTGGCAGCGCCGGACTTCGCGCTGGGCACCATCGCCGTGCAGGATGGCGGCAACGGCCGGCTGGATCCCGGTGAAACGGCCACGCTGGTGCTTGAGCTGCAGAACGGGGGCACCACTTCCGCCACTGCGTTGCAGGCCAGTCTGGAATCGGGCAGCCCCTGGGTGAACGTGGAGACGGGGACTCAGACCCTGGGCAACCTGCTGCCCGAGCACAGCGTCAGCGCCAGCTTCCAGGTGAGCGTCGACGCTGACGCGCCCATCGGCAGCACGTTGGACTTCAACCTGATCGCCAGCTCAACAGAGCGGACGGAAACCCTGCCCTTTGGCCTGAGTGTCGGGCTGATCGTGGAGGATTTCGAAAGCGGGAATCTGGCTTACTGGCCCTGGGTGCTGTCCGGCACCGCGGACTGGGCCGTCAGCAACGGAGCCTTCGAAGGCGACTGGTGCGCCCGTTCGGGCGTGGTGGGCAACAACCAGACCAGCCGGATGGCCCTGACCCAGACCTTCCTTAGTTCGGGGACCGTGCAGTTCATGGCCCGGGTCTCGACCGAAGCCAATTACGATTTCCTGAAAGTCTATGTGGACGGAGTGACGCAGCTCAGTCTTTCCGGGAGCGTCGGGTGGACGAGTTACAGCCTGTCCGTCAGCGCCGGAGCCCACACCCTGTTGTTCTCCTATGAAAAGGATGGCAGCGAAGTGGGCGGTGAAGACGCCGTGTTCGTGGACTTCCTCCAACTGCCGCCGGTGGCGCCCACTCCGCGCCCGGACTGGACGCTGAGCCCGCCGGAACTCGTCGCGACCCTCAGCCCCGGGGCGGAGACGGTGGAGCACGTGCTGATTCAGAACAACGGCGGCGCGGAGCTGAACTGGGCTGCCAGCCTCAGCCTGGACGACCCGGCCCGGGCGCGGAGCCAGCCCGAATTGAAACTGAGCAAGGATGAGTTCGACCCACGCTCAGAAGAGAGCGGACGCAACGCCGGCGGGCCGGACGCTTTCGGCTACACCTGGGTGGACAGCCGGCAGGCGGGCGGTCCGGCCTTTGCCTGGGTGGAGATCAACACCCTGGGCACGGCCCTGACCGGCGCCGACGACGCGAACTACGGTCCCCTGGCGCTGGGCTTTGAAATGCCTTTCTATGGGACACGCTACTCATCGGTACGAGTCTGCACCAATGGGTTCCTGAGCTTCACCAGCACCGAAACCGCCTACAGCAATGTGGCGATGCCCGGCAGCGCCGTCCCCAACAACCTGATCGCACCCTTCTGGGACGACCTCAATCCGGCGGCGGGCGGCACCATCTATTATTGGGATGACCCGGCTGCGGACCGCTTCATCGTGGAGTACCGCAACGTGCGGCACTATTCCGGCACCACCACGGAGACCTTCCAGGTCATCTTGTTGGGGGACGGGACGATCACCCTGCAATACCAGACCGTGGCCACGGCCAACAACTGCAGCGTGGGCATCGAGAACCTGACGGGGACGGACGGCCTGGGCCTGAACTACAACACCGCCGGCTTCTTGGTGAGCGGCCTGGCCATCCGCTTCACGGCTCCTGTGTTGACCGAACCCTGGGCCGTGTTGTCTCCCCTCACCGGCAGCGTGGCCGCCGGTTCTTCCACCCAGCTGAATGTCGCGCTGTCGGCGGCAGATCTTGCCGATGGTACGTACACGGGGACGATCTCGTTGACCTCCAACGATCCCGATACCCCGGCGGTCAACGTGCCGCTGACACTGATCGTCTCCTCCCAGGTGGATCCGGTGGAGAACCTGCAGATCAGTGTCGCGGAAGGTCAGGCGGTGTTGGACTGGAGTGCGGTGCCCAATGCCCTGGGCTATCGGATCTACCGTTCCGCCACCGGCTACTCGGGCTGGAGCCTGGTGGGCGAAGTGGGCACGCCCGGCTGGACGACCAGTCAGCTGGGGGATGAGCGGGCGTTTTTCCGGGTCAGCGCCGTCCGGTAG